A part of Aspergillus oryzae RIB40 DNA, chromosome 7 genomic DNA contains:
- a CDS encoding uncharacterized protein (predicted protein) — MSKKNLWLYHTASLDMHNIEEPSDRASIDDEGTSLSKTNEEVKKPRTGYEWKNGASICLCAAASILFLNILFTIIAASRAQQSSRSFEAETIFEGSCTKAKRWSTGFHILINVLGTILLGASNYCMQCLSAPSRKDVDHVHAHGKWLDIGTPSVANLRVMSWVQIIIWCLLVLTSLPFHILYNAAVFSALSSNAYGVVAVSPGSPIGSTNSTTSACYEDLVGKDVVQVQAMYQGKELESLSKEDCIKAYGAAFLTNRRTLLLVTNNSSISSPGLFVGVGSPPTSVDDNQNPFDWMCTGPDTDLYGDFGSGTSQCLQSAVLKHVNGWSVTAEPFASNDIVVAGTGFAFTRQNYSDLRYSSLPQSTRADIMDLGAFLESPFNTVNDTLGFIQSQSWQTQRFESQLNVYMSDSVCATDSRTLSVSPPQYYSVDHCLSEKVEEHCRVMYSPAICLVVILCNAVKVICIMFTIRIRRKELFFTVGDAITSFMKYPDRTTLCRSWVDQKEAKSVFTKPRPMKSRTLPPRRRWHYAVGRRRWALSVTW, encoded by the exons ATGTCTAAAAAAAATCTGTGGTTGTACCACACGGCGTCGTTAGACATGCACAATATTGAAGAACCAAGCGATCGAGCCAgcattgacgatgaaggtACAAGTCTGTCCAAGACCAACGAGGAGGTAAAAAAACCGCGAACAGGATATGAATGGAAGAACGGAGCATCCATTTGCCTATGTGCAGCAGCATCGATCCTATTCTTGAATATCCTCTTCACTATCATTGCTGCGTCGCGAGCCCAACAATCCTCCCGATCTTTCGAAGCAGAGACAATCTTTGAGGGGAGCTGCACAAAGGCCAAACGCTGGTCTACAGGATTCCATATCCTGATCAATGTGCTTGGCACTATTCTTCTCGGCGCGAGTAATTACTGCATGCAATGTTTGAGTGCGCCCTCGCGTAAGGATGTCGACCACGTGCATGCCCACGGCAAGTGGTTGGACATCGGGACTCCGAGCGTTGCTAATTTGAGGGTTATGAGTTGGGTGCAAATTATTATCTGGTGTCTACTTGTTCTGACTTCTCTGCCGTTTCATATCCT CTACAACGCAGCTGTTTTCTCTGCGCTGTCTTCAAATGCATATGGCGTGGTTGCGGTTTCCCCAGGCAGTCCTATCGGATCGACAAATTCGACTACTAGTGCTTGCTATGAGGACCTGGTGGGAAAAGATGTTGTACAGGTTCAGGCGATGTACCAGGGCAAAGAACTGGAGTCCTTAAGCAAAGAGGACTGTATCAAGGCCTATGGAGCAGCGTTTCTGACCAATCGACGgacccttctccttgtgACTAACAACAGTTCAATTAGCTCACCGGGTTTATTTGTTGGCGTTGGTAGCCCTCCAACCTCGGTGGATGATAATCAAAACCCGTTTGATTGGATGTGCACTGGGCCCGATACTGACTTATATGGTGACTTTGGCTCAGGGACGTCACAGTGTCTTCAATCTGCCGTTCTTAAACATGTTAATGGCTGGTCAGTAACTGCTGAACCTTTCGCTAGCAACGATATCGTTGTCGCTGGGACAGGCTTTGCGTTTACCAGACAGAACTATTCCGACCTGCGATATTCATCTTTACCACAGTCCACGCGGGCGGATATCATGGATCTGGGGGCGTTTCTGGAGTCTCCTTTCAATACCGTAAATGATACTTTGGGCTTTATACAGAGCCAGAGCTGGCAGACCCAGCGGTTTGAGTCCCAACTCAATGTGTACATGTCTGACTCTGTCTGTGCGACTGATAGTCGCACGCTATCAGTCTCACCCCCACAGTATTATTCGGTAGACCACTGCTTGAGTGAGAAGGTAGAGGAGCATTGCCGAGTCATGTACAGTCCAGCGATTTGTTTAGTGGTTATCTTGTGCAACGCCGTCAAGGTGATTTGCATCATGTTCACTATCCGAATCCGCCGCAAGGAGCTGTTCTTCACTGTTGGCGATGCCATCACATCATTCATGAAATATCCCGACCGGACCACACTTTGCAGATCGTGGGTGGACCAAAAGGAGGCAAAGTCAGTATTTACAAAGCCTCGTCCCATGAAATCCAGAACCCTGCCTCCGCGGAGACGATGGCATTACGCAGTGGGCCGACGACGCTGGGCTCTATCCGTCACCTGGTAG
- a CDS encoding uncharacterized protein (predicted protein), giving the protein MTPSLNSPTIIPNPPNDEENQNPIPETKSTRNSAERKAWDEKRKAWQKALGARMREIIPGLFLGNVMSSHKHDMLPENSINAIVSLTDARWAWWRGPTRRAGIPEHRHKWVQCGKLVQHEISYHCSWSDNSAYRLERKPCC; this is encoded by the coding sequence ATGACTCCATCACTCAACTCACCCACCATCATCCCCAACCCACcaaacgacgaagaaaaccaaaaccCCATCCCAGAAACCAAGAGTACCAGAAATTCAGCAGAGCGAAAGGCATGGGACGAAAAACGAAAGGCATGGCAGAAGGCCTTGGGAGCCCGAATGAGAGAAATCATCCctggcctcttcctcggcaatgTCATGTCCTCACACAAGCACGATATGCTTCCCGAGAATAGTATCAATGCTATCGTCTCACTTACTGATGCTCGGTGGGCATGGTGGAGGGGCCCCACAAGAAGAGCGGGAATTCCAGAGCATCGTCACAAATGGGTTCAGTGTGGGAAACTAGTCCAACATGAAATAAGCTACCACTGTAGTTGGTCTGATAATTCAGCTTATAGACTTGAACGAAAGCCTTGCTGTTAA
- a CDS encoding aminophospholipid-translocating P4-type ATPase DRS2 (P-type ATPase), whose translation MASGRPPGHHPAAGRDDDLLQLEDTTPMYNPGQGPPVNDDHLLRQYNIDDSDYPQARPSVSYDQFVGGQAPPHSGAHATASAHPPPQSGAYIGDPYMGAASVSRTYSQTSGLDNYRRYSVDEYDDGYYHVDDHDDYMHSDHRVQEANQRNSILGLGGGLMGRAKHMLGMGQEYSDMNLPLTEAGARAARVDSTEHAEGAIPPSQKKSRKSDFKFGFGRKKVDPSTLGPRMIVLNNPPANAVHKFVDNHVSTAKYNIITFVPKFLYEQFSKYANLFFLFTAVLQQIPNVSPTNRYTTIGPLLIVLLVSAIKELVEDYKRRSSDKSLNYSKTQVLKGSAFHETKWIDVAVGDIVRVESEQPFPADLVLLASSEPEGLCYIETANLDGETNLKIKQAIPETAHLVSPADLSRLSGRVRSEQPNSSLYTYEATLTMHAGGGEKELPLAPDQLLLRGATLRNTPWVHGIVVFTGHETKLMRNATATPIKRTAVERMVNVQILMLVSILIALSVISSVGDLIIRQTAADKLTYLDYGSTNAVKQFFLDIFTYWVLYSNLVPISLFVTIEIVKYAQAFLINSDLDIYYDKTDTPATCRTSSLVEELGQIEYIFSDKTGTLTCNMMEFKQCTIGGIQYGEDIPEDRRATVEDGVEVGVHDFKKLRENLQGGHPTADAIHHFLTLLSTCHTVIPERSEKEPDKIKYQAASPDEGALVEGAATLGYQFTNRRPRSVLFTVGGHEYEYELLAVCEFNSTRKRMSTIFRCPDGKIRIYTKGADTVILERLNPDNPMVEVTLQHLEEYASEGLRTLCLAMREVSEEEFQQWYQIYDKAATTVGGNRADELDKASELIEKDFYLLGATAIEDRLQDGVPDTIHTLQTAGIKVWVLTGDRQETAINIGMSCKLISEDMTLLIVNEETSQATRENLTKKLQAVQSQHASGEIEALALVIDGRSLTFALEKDMEKMFLDLAIQCKAVVCCRVSPLQKALVVKLVKRHLKSLLLAIGDGANDVSMIQAAHVGVGISGLEGLQAARSADVSIAQFRYLRKLLLVHGAWSYHRISRVILYSFYKNIALYMTQFWYSFQNAFSGEVIYESWTLSFYNVFFTVLPPFAMGICDQFISARLLDRYPQLYQLGQKGMFFKRHSFWSWILNGFYHSLLLYLVSELIFLWDLPQADGKVAGHWVWGSALYTAVLATVLGKAALITNIWTKYTFIAIPGSMVIWLAFLPAYGYAAPAIGFSTEYYGTIPHLFKSPIFYLMAIVLPCVCLLRDYAWKYAKRMYYPQHYHHVQEIQKYNVQDYRPRMEQFQKAIRKVRQVQRMRKQRGYAFSQADDGAQMRVVNAYDTTRGRGRYGEMTSSRALV comes from the exons ATGGCCAGCGGTAGGCCTCCCGGTCACCACCCAGCCGCTGGCCGCGATGACGACCTGCTGCAGCTGGAGGATACGACCCCTATGTATAATCCTGGGCAGGGCCCGCCCGTCAACGACGACCATTTGTTGCGACAGTACAATATCGATGACTCCGATTACCCCCAGGCGCGACCTTCAGTTTCCTATGACCAGTTTGTCGGCGGACAGGCGCCGCCGCACTCCGGTGCCCATGCGACAGCCTCCGCGCATCCTCCGCCGCAGTCCGGGGCCTACATAGGCGATCCTTACATGGGGGCCGCCAGTGTATCTCGAACCTATTCTCAAACCTCGGGCTTGGACAACTACCGGCGCTACTCCGTCGACGAATACGATGATGGGTACTACCACGTGGATGATCATGATGATTATATGCATTCCGACCATCGTGTACAGGAAGCGAATCAGCGGAATAGTATACTGGGCTTGGGAGGCGGGCTAATGGGAAGAGCAAAGCACATGCTGGGCATGGGACAGGAATACTCGGACATGAACCTTCCTCTCACGGAGGCCGGTGCAAGGGCGGCACGAGTTGACAGCACCGAACACGCCGAGGGGGCCATCCCCCCGAGTCAGAAAAAGTCGAGGAAGTCGGATTTCAAGTTTGGTTTCGGACGGAAGAAGGTCGACCCTTCGACTCTCGGACCTCGCATGATCGTGCTGAACAATCCCCCGGCCAATGCCGTACATAAGTTCGTCGACAACCACGTCTCCACAGCGAAGTATAACATCATCACCTTCGTTCCGAAGTTCTTATACGAGCAATTTTCCAAATACGCcaatttgtttttcttgttcaCCGCTGTCCTCCAGCAAATCCCAAACGTGTCACCGACGAATCGTTATACCACAATTGGTCCGTTGCTAATTGTGTTGTTGGTCTCTGCTATCAAGGAACTTGTAGAAGACTATAAGCGACGCTCGTCTGACAAGTCTCTCAATTACTCGAAGACTCAAGTTCTGAAGGGATCGGCATTTCATGAGACGAAATGGATCGATGTCGCTGTGGGAGACATCGTTCGTGTTGAGTCGGAGCAACCCTTTCCTGCCGATTTGGTTCTGTTGGCTTCTTCTGAACCCGAGGGCTTGTGCTACATCGAAACCGCCAACTTGGATGGAGAAACCAACCTAAAGATTAAACAGGCGATTCCGGAGACTGCACATTTGGTAAGCCCCGCTGATCTTAGCCGACTGAGTGGGCGGGTTCGATCAGAGCAACCGAATAGCAGTCTTTACACCTATGAAGCTACCCTGACGATGCATGCCGGAGGAGGCGAGAAGGAACTCCCTCTAGCACCGgaccagcttcttcttcgaggagcTACCCTGCGAAACACGCCGTGGGTTCACGGTATTGTCGTTTTCACTGGTCATGAGACGAAGTTGATGCGAAATGCGACAGCGACGCCGATCAAGCGGACGGCCGTGGAACGCATGGTCAACGTTCAGATCTTGATGTTGGTCAGCATTCTAATCGCTCTTAGTGTTATCAGCTCTGTCGGCGATCTTATTATCCGACAAACCGCGGCCGACAAACTCACCTACCTTGACTATGGCAGTACGAACGCAGTAAAGCAATTCTTCCTGGATATATTCACCTATTGGGTCCTTTATTCCAATCTCGTCCCAATATCGCTCTTCGTGACGATTGAAATCGTCAAATACGCCCAAGCGTTCCTGATCAATTCTGACCTCGATATCTATTACGACAAAACAGACACTCCGGCAACATGTAGAACGTCGTCGTTAGTCGAAGAACTTGGGCAGATAGAATACATCTTTTCAGATAAGACAGGAACCTTGACTTGCAACATGATGGAGTTCAAGCAGTGTACAATTGGTGGCATCCAGTATGGTGAGGACATCCCTGAAGATCGACGAGCCACTGTAGAAGATGGAGTGGAGGTTGGGGTACATGACTTTAAGAAGCTCAGAGAGAACCTACAAGGTGGTCATCCGACAGCAGACGCGATTCATCATTTTCTCACACTTCTCTCTACTTGCCACACCGTTATCCCTGAAAGATCTGAAAAGGAACCCGACAAAATCAAGTACCAGGCAGCCTCTCCTGATGAGGGCGCTCTCGTTGAAGGTGCTGCGACGTTGGGTTACCAATTCACAAATCGGAGACCTCGCTCCGTGCTCTTTACAGTAGGGGGCCATGAGTATGAATATGAACTGTTGGCTGTCTGTGAGTTCAATTCGACGCGTAAACGAATGTCAACGATCTTCAGGTGTCCAGATGGGAAGATTCGGATCTACACCAAAGGTGCAGACACCGTCATCCTTGAGCGTCTTAATCCTGACAATCCCATGGTCGAGGTGACTTTACAGCACCTGGAAGAATACGCTTCGGAAGGTCTCCGGACTCTTTGTTTGGCCATGCGTGAAGTTTCCGAGGAAGAATTCCAACAGTGGTACCAGATATACGACAAGGCTGCAACGACTGTTGGTGGAAACCGTGCAGACGAGCTCGACAAAGCTTCTGAGCTTATTGAGAAAGACTTTTACCTTCTTGGAGCTACCGCTATCGAGGATCGATTGCAGGATGGAGTTCCCGACACTATCCATACGCTACAGACTGCGGGAATCAAGGTCTGGGTTTTGACAGGTGATCGACAGGAAACTGCTATCAATATTGGAATGTCTTGCAAGTTGATCTCGGAGGACATGACACTACTAATTGTTAATGAGGAGACGTCTCAAGCTACCCGAGAAAATTTAACCAAGAAGCTGCAGGCTGTTCAGAGCCAGCATGCTTCGGGTGAAATCGAAGCGTTAGCTTTGGTTATTGACGGACGCTCTCTGACTTTCGCGCTAGAGAAGGACATGGAAAAAATGTTCCTGGACCTTGCTATTCAGTGCAAAGCTGTAGTCTGCTG CCGTGTTTCTCCTCTACAGAAGGCCCTGGTAGTCAAACTTGTGAAGCGTCACCTCAAATCCTTGCTTCTCGCTATCGGTGACGGTGCGAACGACGTGTCCATGATTCAGGCCGCAcatgttggtgttggtattAGTGGTCTTGAAGGTCTCCAAGCCGCTCGGTCCGCCGATGTGTCTATCGCTCAGTTCCGTTATCTCCGCAAACTTCTCCTTGTCCATGGGGCTTGGAGTTACCACAGAATCAGTCGTGTCATTCTGTATTCTTTCTACAAGAATATCGCCCTTTACATGACACAGTTCTGG TACTCTTTCCAAAATGCTTTTTCCGGTGAAGTTATCTATGAGTCGTGGACCCTGTCCTTCTACAACGTCTTTTTCACCGTGCTTCCTCCATTCGCGATGGGCATCTGTGATCAGTTCATTTCTGCTCGATTATTGGACCGGTATCCTCAGCTGTACCAACTTGGGCAGAAGGGAATGTTCTTCAAAAGGCACAGTTTCTGGTCATGGATCTTAAATGGTTTCTACCATTCCTTGCTACTATACCTCGTCTCGGAGTTGATTTTCCTGTGGGACCTTCCGCAAGCAGATGGCAAGGTTGCTGGCCACTGGGTATGGGGATCTGCCCTGTACACGGCAGTCCTCGCCACGGTCCTTGGAAAAGCGGCACTGATCACTAACATTTGGACCAAATACACATTCATCGCGATCCCCGGATCAATGGTGATCTGGCTAGCGTTTCTTCCAGCATATGGTTATGCCGCACCCGCTATCGGTTTCTCCACGGAGTACTACGGCACAATTCCCCATCTCTTCAAATCGCCTATCTTCTATCTCATGGCTATCGTCCTCCCATGTGTCTGTCTTCTTCGGGACTACGCCTGGAAATACGCCAAGCGGATGTACTACCCGCAACATTACCACCACGTCCAAGAGATACAGAAGTATAATGTACAAGACTACCGCCCACGCATGGAACAGTTCCAGAAGGCGATCCGCAAAGTGCGCCAGGTTCAGCGCATGCGCAAACAACGCGGCTATGCTTTCAGTCAGGCTGATGATGGCGCCCAAATGAGAGTCGTCAATGCTTATGATACCacgagaggaagagggcgcTACGGTGAAATGACTAGTTCCAGAGCCTTAGTATAA